The Lycorma delicatula isolate Av1 chromosome 2, ASM4794821v1, whole genome shotgun sequence DNA window TTTAGTTTTACCATGTGATAACATATTCTACTGTATTCTACAagaacatttaacaaatttgcattcttgttaaacagaaatattttgaattccATTAAGACACgtgcaaagaataaaaataaaaatttgtttgtggaAATTGACATAAAATTCATCTGAAATTATattgttcttgttttttcttaaatgtcaCTTTGAACATGTggattcaaaacaaaaaaaaaaaacaaaacaaaacatttttaaaacaaaaaagtggataaaacatttttttataaattaatttgatgttaataaatcttactaaaaagtaattttaacaataaaaataatttcagtgataccaattattttaagaataataattattccagattttataaattattgtaaatatttactctGTAGTGAAATATTAGCTCCTTTTTGGCCTTTTATCTAGTGTTCTAGATTTGAAttctggtcaggtatggcatttttttaaaagctataaCATTTCTGTATTGTAGTCCTATGGTAAATAagctttaaacttatttaaagcgatcaataaaaaaaggatgatatcatttataagataaataaaatattacaaaaactgtacatttaaaattgtacaacttaatgaagattaaaatatgtattaaatgaatagctgtgaaaaatctttataaaataagatctatgggaaaaaataatttatgaatatatttttcagtttaataatgataataaatataacatttaaaataatttaaagttttcttatcTCTTGtaatgaatcttttattttattgtatgacaTTAACTTACAGTACAgacatagtttttaatatttttacttatttttgtgtaATCCAACATGGCTGAAATAATACATtggttgaaaacatttttttcaatatataaaggtttttaggaattaaaaattaatatcactaaagatgcatttttaaaaaacaagatcTCTGCATAGAttattaaaagtgtttaaatttttacagtagTTGAGGTAATTATAGTATACtagtataaaactgaaaaatatttttctgcgttttataaaaaatcattaaaaaattgacatttttgattaataaaaaatcttttattaatttttaggtaGAAGGTGAATCATCTATCAAGGCTAGTGAacagaataaaactaataatctTTGTGAAAATCCTGCCGGTGTGGAATTAGAAAATGACCTTCAGAGTACATCTATTAAACAGGAAGAGTTATATTTAAAGGATGCGCCATTATCAAAGCGGTTTAGAAGAAATGAACCTAGAAATTCTTATTCAACATTGAGTGATTATAATACAGTAGTCCCAAGTTGTAAAgcagaaattaaagaatttgataATGAATTATATGCAGTTATGGATGAACATTTTGGAAAAAGTTTACTTGAATGGCAAAAAGTGAATAAGCCTGTTTTATCTGAGAGCAATAAAGTATCTGTTAGTTCTTCAAATGCAAATGGTAATGGTGgacctcatattttttttttctcatttttcatgTGATTAGTATGGTGTATTCTTATCACCATTATTTGTACTATATagacagtttaatttaaaactatttgcaTGTCTGATTTCTTGATTCAGTtcgttttacaaataaaataaaaatattctttgtctTCCCCTTAACAATTGTTATAATCCATTTCAATGGTACATTATAACTTGATATAGATAATATTTCTGATGGATgtactttttctgaaagtaaaaatcGAATCACAGAATGCTGTTCTTTAAAAGTACTTTCTTCGAGCAGATATGCCATCGTAAGTAAGATTTTAGAGGTTatgtttacgtaaatattaatcgAACAGCTGACTAAAACTCTTTGCAAGGTTGCCAGCAAAAGTTTCAATTGCCTGCATTAAGCATTTCCGTCAACAAAaatgtttgtctgtttaattattgaatgcctctcatagaatttaataaaattaacgtgGAAATGCTGTAAAGAGAGATGAGTGAGCTATGAACATACGTTAACTATGGGTTTAGCAAAATGGCCATCTCAAGAATGTTTTTTATATGGAACTTgctaacataatttaaatgctctaatatctgaaatttctttatatgttcaaaaattaaatgaaagcatgaatgtgttgtttatttattaagattctaaagtaaataataaaaagtcaatgattttaaaaattctgttaagcaatggtgttttttcagttttagtacaaataattttatataacaatttaaaaaaaaaatattcttgttctttttttgtacttttttagatttttaagtaataattattcagAAGCGAATATAATTTTCAGGATGGGGGCCCTCTACTCCACCGTGCCCTAATCATTATGGTTCTACcatttatgttttttgtcttttacttagataattttagtttataaattaaagaaaactaaactGTTGcagtttttgtttatgtttggttatagatttgtttgtttttcattagttaaGCTTATTTGTAGTTCTTACtgctgattattttttcttttggtttagtttttcttgttatttaagtttacaatggtaagtgtaaataaaatcaaataaaaaaggccagaatatctgtttttatttaaaatgttttgtctggttattattaaaagtttctttttaggttctgttttattttattcacttaaaaatcttttagttttcttCTTGGCATCTTGCTTAACAGATAAAGTAGACATACATACCTATTTGCTTTGTTAGATTGAATCTCGATAAGTTTAAGTTTGGAGAAAATCTAAGAGTTGTATTCCTATTGGAAGTTCCAGTAgaagtgattttaaaatattaagacagTTGCTATGTTACGAAGTACTTCCCTGCACTATTAATGCATTTCTCCCagcagttttttgtttgttattacatatatataaaatccctatataatttttaattctcatgtaaattaatgaaaaatacctCTAAatcttcagaaatatatttagtaaaagtaTTCCTTTGcttaattaacatataataattatgttcaGTCATGCTTGATATTAAACAAAGTTTAGAAAATTGACATACAACTGGGTTAACTTGCTGGACTGGTGGAGATGCACaaggaatatcaacaaaaatatttgtgcATAAGTACACGTGTTTGTGCAGAGATTCCAGAAAACTTACCAATAGCATTGGATTTTATAGAGGATGggattttatgtatgtttttacctacttttaataatgaaaattaggaTGATATAATAAGTGTCCAATTCAGCATTTGTGCAGACTATGGAACAATGATTATTGTATGTTGCAGTGTAATAAGATCGTACTGGAGCATATTTTTAaccattctttgtaaattttaatctttgttaccatttttaatgtttaatagaaacatttattttttttattgcaataccAAGATATCAAATGTAAAATGCTTTATTAAGCTACTGCAAACACTGTTTTTTAAGTTCAATCAGCTCTGtccaagatatattttaatattatgtgtgCATAAGATTGAAATCAAATAAgattacttttaagtaatatatagaaTTGTAGAAAAGTATAGAAATATAGAATTGTAGAAAGTGTAGAGAACttccagattttaatttttttcagttgtatagagaacaatttatttcaaagaaacattaaatttttgtgaaattaatacTGAATATACTAATGTTTACAATTGACAAAAGGTTTTAAGCATGATAATGTTAATGCATTTCTTTCAAACATTGACAATCAATTTACTAATCATTTAGGTTCATATTTCAAggacattttgtttttatgtttcgtactagtttttaatttatgatataaatgacatcaattttcatataataaagagAAAGCAGTAAGAGGCTGTTTTTGACATAGTTGTGACATCAGGATTGTGTAATTTCACTACATTTGTGattagcttttattattaaaattgttacaagcctaacttttttcattctgtttacaATCTGTGCTGAACTCTGTTACAGAATTTCTAAGTAGATTATAAAATGAAAGGGGCACATATCATTACTCTCACTCAAATggagataaagaaaaatttccttattggtattcaatattatattattagattttaatggaTTCAACTGCTGTGGTCATAAACCATTAGCAGGATTCTGGCTGAATATTTCATGTTGTTCAGTTGGATCCTGGAAAGATTACTGAGGATACCATACTTCGTGTGATAACCTCTAGTCTGGAGGAATATGTCCTAGGAATTTTCTGGACATATCTGTGACATTTAATAACCTGTGGTGGCCTTCTGCTATATACCAGTTACAGAAAAGAGATGTAAGTTAGTTGCAGCTTATGCAAAGTTATTTCAGTTATCGGGATGTGCTGCTCCAAGAGGGCAGCCATGAAGTGGGGAAGACACTATCCAAGGGTTGCTCGCAGGGCAGTGTATTTGGTCCCTTATTGTGAATGGAAGAGTTTGATTCACTTCTGTGACTGGGGTTGCCCAATGGGTGTTCACATTAGCATAAGCCACCATTAGCCATAAGCATAAGCCATTAGCATAAGCCACGGCTTATGCTAatgatgggctcctgctggtcaaAGGAGCTTTGCGGAGTGTGGGTTTAATTCAGAGTCATTCAAGCATGTAGGATATTTGAGCTTTGGgatcatcaacataagatgacatTTAGCTTGGAGAAGACCATAATGATGCttctcaaaggccgtttggctgTGAGGCATCGAGTCCGCATATCAATGTCAGGCAAACATATTagatatgttcaggttcaaaaacACCTCAGGGTGTATCTTGATGAGAATTGcagtttaagaagcaccttcaatacatTGCGGGGAAGGCCTGTAATGCTTTCTTCGGAATTCAAAGTGTGATCAATTGGAGTCTTAATTGTAAGACTATGAGTATCTTGTATAAGGGTGTCTGCAAGGTAATTGTGCTATATGTGGCACCTGTTTAGgcagctaaaatttaaaagctatctggaaatttttttatggGCTGAATACTTATATTGCTAATGGGTGGTTACTATACAATTTCATaggaggcgatcttggtgatcgCATTTGTGAAATCAATAGACTTGATTGCATCTGAGAGGTAACAGCactatgttgctaagaagtcaggtgaCTTGACTTGACGGAGAAAAAAAGGAGATAGAACAGCCTGGTGTTGCATTGTGGCAGGGCAGATGGGATGGGACAGAGTGTGGGCGTTATATGCATGATCTTTTCCCTAATGTTGTTGATTTGTGTGTCTCCTCTTGAGTATACCCGAACAAGTATGTGGCACAATTACTTACAGGACATGGCACTTTTTGGGACAGACTACAGAAATTCAGCCTGGTGGACTGTGTATGTCTCCGCAATTTGGATTATTGGATGATGCTTATCAgtgatatatgaatgtgctagATGTGATTTAATGTGCACGGAGACCATAtgtcggcttgatattatcggtTCGACATTTGATCTCCttgttaattggaaaagccgAGCCAAATGGATAATCGTAGAATGTTTTTTCACGtatttggcaaaagaaagaaTCGCTGAAGGGGTGTGATGATCCGCTTGGACGTTCCTCCTGTGTgcttatgtttggttttattgctattttgttttgtgtttgttaaaCTGTTGcagtttttgtttctgtttggttatagatttgtttgtttttcattagttatGTTTGTGTTgctgttatgttacattatttattgttatgttttgttagtgtttttgtgttgtgttttatgatttgtaatgtgtcaaactcatttttacctttcgggtagatagatttcagttccttcattttTAGAAAGTCATGCAGTCctgtttgagacttggctagatgtgttttgtttgagtTTATATTAGTTAGTAGTACACTGATTGGAACATCGCTTGTGCCATTCACATCATGGCATCCTAGCTGAGGctagactgaaagatgtcattgccaaggtactgaagatgatgacctccggtaaaacccataagGGATTggtacagagggggtggtgtggtgaccgaaACTGTCACACCGTCTttccctatggggtcaggatgttcAGTTGGTTACTGTTGCACACCAAATAGTTTTTGGGTTTTGCTATTGTTTTACTTAAGACCTTTTCAGAAAAGCCTTAATGGCTTTTCTTAGTAAGCACTTCAGCATCTGAAGAAAAAAGCAATTTGTTGGCTCCTCCCATCCTCAGTAAAGACATATTGATTTCCTGAAGGATTATGTTTAGGTCTTCAAATACTCCTCTTCTGGCATTTATGATTTTTGTGGTGTGATTTTTCTGGtagattattttttctctatctcTTTCCATATATCATATCGATGGATTAGGTTTAATTTCTCATTGTATGTTATTAATAGTTGAGCTATGTAATTaggaaatttacaaattattggaCATGTTTATGAAAgattattttcaaagttttataatcctgtttgtattaaattatgttttttaaaaattaattttagagcaTTGGTGATATTATATCGGATGTTAGTTGtgttaaaatggatattattaTATGCTATAGTTGTTACcataaatttttacttgaaagGGGGCAAGTAGTTTCACCAACTATGAGAGAAAgggaatatgtttaaaaaaaaagcacttaCAAAAAGTCTAATTTGAGCCTGAAGTGCTTATTGGAAAAATTTTGGCTCCTAAGCACAAACATACCAAcattgattttgattaaaattttttgtttgattgtatttttcactttttaaaaaacttatttaataattctgttttttattattttatttaatgagtatTTAGCACAGTTGTTAATGAAGTCATACATTTCTCCGACTTAAGTTTGAGTTAGTATGTCTTCATATTATATTCTTGTATACATCTTTCAGTAGagttcagaaatttaatttccGAGGCTTGTTCTAAGATTGCATTTATGCCATAAAGTGTTTATGCATTATAAACAAGTGGTAGAAGAAGTGTAAATGTGTGTGAGCATGTTTTTTTACATACTCcttttttatgtacgtttcaagATAACATGCTGCCATCCTTATAAAGGattgatgtttaaattttgataaagaataattaaCTATCCTGTATTGATATACTGTATCCTTTTTCATAATGCACTtagaatattatatgtataagaCATATTGAATAAGTGTGGTCAACTTACtctaatgaaaaacatttttatcttactgtataCTGTTACGTTACTtctaatatattacttatattatttttatttttaagatgagcAAGATGTGCAATATTCATACATGAATCTACCATATGCTGATCTTCTACCCTCACCATTGACATTGCAGATGTGGGCACAAAATCGTACTTTAGATCAGTTTGCTTGTGATTTAATGAAAATGCTTTTTTCTACAGAAGAAAGaattatatgtaatgtaaatGGCAAAATGGGTAAACTACagtttaacgtaaataaaataaatctgatcagGAAAGTGATACAAAGTTTTTCAGATTTATCAAAAACTGCTTTTGAAGAACAGTGGAAAGTATGTGTTACAAAAATAGATACTGCAAATCGTGGTCTAAAACGGAGATTTAAAAGTAAAGATATTGTATTCTGTAATAGAAATTTCTGATTGTGATTAATTTGAAtgaacaatgaatttttattactgatttgtttaaaaagtaatactctactacaacaaaaaatatgtttttaatttaagtagtgGAAATTAGATGTTGTAGAGTAAACCAAGATTAAGTAACTTAAAATTCAAGgaatcagtttcttttttaattcaaagatgaggaattttttattgtcaatacTAGTGAGTTCTTTTACAGAGTAGGAAAAAATATCCCTCTAATATTGGCTTATCCCAATGCATTTATGCCTATCAAATAAGGACGaagaaattattaactgaaaataaaacaatatattgctTATTCATTGAAACAAAGGgatatcataatataaaataaacatatcataatataaatttttaaattgaaaaggttttatagaccttttatttttctgtatgaatctaatatttcacaacttaaattctgtttatattatcaaatttttctgttaactaCCTTTgataatttaaactgttttacaatCATACTATCAGTTAAGTTACTATTAGGTGGTTGGTTTTGTCCAATCTCATCTTCCTGAAAAAGTTCCATTAATTGATTCATTTTAATACACAACACTAAATTCAGCTTACAATAAATTTAGCTTGAGCCAGATCCTGCAGCTTAATGTAACAGCTGTGATCAGTGAGAATGTAAACCAGTGACTCAACATTTTCATTaagtaatcctttttttaatttttgaaaaaacagtataaatgGCTTTATAAAGTTTATACTCATACAggtgagaaattaattaaattaacaaatttattagcaAATGAATTTAATCAATTGAATTAGCATTTTAGATCAGAAAAATTTCCTCTAGTATTTTGCTTGcaaaatcatagaaaaattagattaattattgtacaacagttaactttatgaaaatgtcctagtaaataaaattcacccaaccaaagttaaaaatatggtaacataattaaaatgaagaagattattttctgttgttaaaagTGATGAGAgaattcaaaataacaaattattttgtaatgttaaccTCTTGTTTGCTCCAGGATCTTCACCAGTTTGCTTTAAGTATGTTACTTTCTacactttatctatttaaattttaaaataaggaatgTTGAATGAgtgtcaatttttttcttttattaatttatttttttattactgacaagatattttactgaagaagtttttggttaatatgaaaaatatgttttgttaatttcCTAACACTGTTTTGTtgtattaagatttaaaatgtattttttattttatcttttgtttatttagtaaaactaataaaatatactaaaaaaatttctatttttttctttacactttgttataaattcatcttttttttataaatgcagttGTAAGATTTTAAGGACTTATCATGCGTGTAACCTGCATAGTGCATTTAGCAAGTTCAGAAATACTGTTTTAGGGATGTTTGGGCTAAATTTTATGattgtatctttaattaaatacaagctgaataaaagttaagttttgcaatttttttcttaaatgataaaataattctttaattcaccacagaaaattttgatatttgtatgtgggaatatggaaattgaattttgtggCACTGAAAGATGCTATGAACCTGGATGAGatccccggatgaaaggctgaaacgttACCACTCCCCCATGGAAATCtacatgataaatataaattattttgctattaACCTGGGGCCCTAACAGAGTTAGACTTTGTTACTCTAACAAAGTGTTTCAAAGCAACCGTATAACtaccaaattataaatttaaatatattgagagttacaaaatatacagaatcagttgttgaaataaaaatctgcttAGAAATGGTCAGAACAACATTTCTCAATGTCGAAACTgctcataaattaaatattgcattcTTACTTAATGTAAGAACTACACATACATTCACTTAGTATGAATACTGATTTATGGTAAAGATGTATGGTTCCTCACAGTGTAATCCTTGAGCCTTTAAAGACCTGAAAAATAGCAAAACTATTTCTGGTTgtgcatttaaaacaaataaatgtgacTTCCTCAGATtcactgtaaaaagaaaaatagtagatCGATTAAGGAGCTGAAAATGTATGGggctgaaaaatatatataatacataagatAGTTATCAAATATAGATGAATACACTCAGAACATTGGTGAAGATAGTAAGTAATTTGTTAAGACTGAGTAGTTTTCAACAATGGAGGTGATAGGCTAAAAGAAGAACTCTTAACAACACACTTGAGATCACTTATCTTCATGGCAACATGATGGGGCACTATTGACTACTACTATAAAGTTGTAGTGATGCTATTTCCTAGTTTGAATTTG harbors:
- the LOC142319577 gene encoding uncharacterized protein LOC142319577 isoform X1, whose protein sequence is MPSVITSVFLNVMADAEVCLKWNTFHESILSSFGSLWEEEDLVDVTLAAGDQIVYAHKMILSACSPFFRKLFQETSCKHPVLILPGVNVNDLKMLLNFIYKGEVFIIEENLPKFLQLAEYLQIRGLWKPSSSQPVEGESSIKASEQNKTNNLCENPAGVELENDLQSTSIKQEELYLKDAPLSKRFRRNEPRNSYSTLSDYNTVVPSCKAEIKEFDNELYAVMDEHFGKSLLEWQKVNKPVLSESNKVSVSSSNANDEQDVQYSYMNLPYADLLPSPLTLQMWAQNRTLDQFACDLMKMLFSTEERIICNVNGKMGKLQFNVNKINLIRKVIQSFSDLSKTAFEEQWKVCVTKIDTANRGLKRRFKSKDIVFCNRNF
- the LOC142319577 gene encoding uncharacterized protein LOC142319577 isoform X2, which gives rise to MADAEVCLKWNTFHESILSSFGSLWEEEDLVDVTLAAGDQIVYAHKMILSACSPFFRKLFQETSCKHPVLILPGVNVNDLKMLLNFIYKGEVFIIEENLPKFLQLAEYLQIRGLWKPSSSQPVEGESSIKASEQNKTNNLCENPAGVELENDLQSTSIKQEELYLKDAPLSKRFRRNEPRNSYSTLSDYNTVVPSCKAEIKEFDNELYAVMDEHFGKSLLEWQKVNKPVLSESNKVSVSSSNANDEQDVQYSYMNLPYADLLPSPLTLQMWAQNRTLDQFACDLMKMLFSTEERIICNVNGKMGKLQFNVNKINLIRKVIQSFSDLSKTAFEEQWKVCVTKIDTANRGLKRRFKSKDIVFCNRNF